The Larimichthys crocea isolate SSNF chromosome II, L_crocea_2.0, whole genome shotgun sequence genome segment TTTTTAAAGGAGATACTTTGAGAAAACATCATCACTTTGTGTCCTGTAACAAAAGAAGCAAAGGTTCTGGAATGTAAAGAGAAGAACCGACACAAGAACCttaagaaaatgaatcaaatatcaACTGGAATTAAGTTAACCACACATTTCACGACAGTTTTCCgaattttgacacatttcagcCTGTAAATAAATTCACAGAGGCTCAAATATCCACCCCATGAACTGCAGCGAGTCGAGAggcagtttaaaaataaagtgtttgtttcactTACGGTGCAGAACACCAAAGTAGGGTGGTAATGATCTATATTTATACTACTTTATCTTTAAAGAAGAACCCAGAGCTGCAGCTAACAATCATTTCGAACACCTATTCATCTAAAAACAATATTCATTTTGTCAGTTCAGTGTTGGAGCCAGTTGTGTCATTCAACTCATCAGtttattgattcatttcatGCATTTATCGTAGACTGATGATGGTAAATGATCCTGAAAATAttaatgtgatgttttaatACAGTCATTACGGTGTGCATTGCTTCTCTAATGgacagtcttcttcttttttttccgtcCTCACAGGAGACTACACTGAATCCCAATAGAAACCCAATGAAAACACGTGTAATTGAACAAAATCAAAGTCCCTCTCAGACGCTAACCCTATATTTGAGCGGAGAACAGACGATCCTAAGAGGAAGCTCCGGTTGTATCGACACCTGACGCTCTCCGCTGCTCGGATCTATTTGAACTCAGTCGAGGTCGTTTCAAGCCAAccgtaaaacaacaaaaaagaaaagaaaaaaaaaaacagctgatctgtgggTCGGGAACCTTGATGGAACAGAAgtgtggaagaggaggaggttcgGCCGCggaacatttaataaaaaaataacgaTGGAACTCGCCCCAGAAAGATCTCGAACTTTgggagggacacacacacacaaaaaaaagttgtccTAACTGTGACTTTGGATCCTCtcctgtgtatttttttttggtcattttatcaaGTATTTTGCAGAAAGAGTATTGTTCCATGTCATACATTGgatgaatgttttctttcctcGGCTAACCCCAAATGAACCAAACCTCACACTGAAAGCGAACTGTTACCACATTGCTTTATTTTGACCCAGCTGGAGGttgagggctttttttttttttggtgaatgGGGGGCTGCcgttaaaccttttttttttttctattaccTGTAAACATTTCAGGGGAAGTTTGGGGGCTAATTGTTTATCTGAGTAGGTCAGTTTTCTTGTAGgtggttagttagttagctcAGAGTTTAATGTGCTGCTACTTGCTGAGTGTTTTAGGAAGGTTGTAGGTATTTCATAGGGCCATAGTAGCGCTGGTGTTGGCACCAATTTGAGCACTTTTGTCCTTcaaggctgatttttttttaattttatttttcatttttttccacatacggtcttggttgtgtgtgtgtgtttgtttggagatGATGACCAAGGATAGAAAATGTCCTAAGCATGACTGaaagtgtgaaagtgtgtgtgtgtggtgtcgtgtgtgtttactgtaaattgCCCAAAGGTCTGCTTGGTCGAGCGGgttaccctttttttttcttttcattttcttcctgttACATGTGGCATTGGTACGCGACATGGCGGCTCAAGTGGTCCAGCTGCACTTTGAATGCGGTTTCGGGGGGTTGTGTCCCACcacaccctcctccctcctcttctatCTATCCATTCTCCAACACTCTCTGGGGTGTAGTCCGGATTTTTTGGACCAGAACCCAAGGGGACAGTTTGGCCATCTGGTTATATCGGTGCCAGATCGAGGAGGGATAAAGGAGGGATGGGCGGATTGAGGGATGTATTTTTGGGGGTGGTGTGTTTATACCATGTGGCATCTGCCTCTCTTTCCAGAACTGGAGGCGATGGACAGCTGATGGTTAATTATTACATAACTAAGCCCCCACCcatttcccctcttttttttatttttaggtttctAGATATTATATCATTGCTAAAtatgttaagtgtgtgtgtgtgtgtgtgtgtgtggattgccTTTGCCGGGTGAAGGGGTTCTTGTGCAAGCAggtatttgtagttttttggttttttttctttttagggcTGAACTGAGGTGGAAGCACAACAGTGAGGCTGCTCAACAGATGCTGTCTGGTGCGGATTGTACACAGGCCAGTGGGGAACcgaacaaaaacatgaatcgatttgatttttttctgtcccatgtgtttttttttttaatctctgtgcTCACAAGTGGTAAGTATggatcaggtttttttttttagaggtcGGCCCAGTGCACAGGTTTCCTAGTTTTGTGTtcacccccctctcctccccctcttcttttcTGGTCcatggtgttaaagagtctgaggTGCTACGACTTGCCCCGCCACGAGAGGGCAGCCCCGTGCATGCGTCTCATGTTTTTTGTGTAGGtgatcagaaaaaaataatgccaaaagtctctgtgtctgtgtgcgcgaGAACGGACGAGCTGCATTGATCATTAGatgttacattttgttgtgGTGATGAATTATGATGTTGTATACTTTGActgggaggggtgtgtgtgtgtgtgtgtgtttgtttgtttagggGTGGGAAGTGGGGggcgggtggtggtggtggtggtggtggttgggttGTCGATTAAAGATTTAGACAATCTAAAAACCCCACATTACTCTCATTTGCTTTCTTACCCCCTCTAAGCTGTGTGGTGCAATACCTCAATTTTTACCAATGCTAACTAAATACTCTGTGTGTAAACTAGCTCCAATCCAAGGACGGTGTTTTGTATAaatgtccttttgttttttgttttttgaatggCAGGGCGCTGATCCCGCTGTGCGCCCTGTGCTTTGAGGCCGATGTATTTAGATGAGaatgttctcttttcttttttttttctccccccaccATAACGGCATCTGCATCCCCAAGATATGGACAATCTGCCTTTACTCTGGtataaaaacaaattgaattttatttattaaaattgtAAATATGTAATGCAATTCAAGAAAAATGGCTTGGTCTTTGTCTGTTCAATATACTGTTTCTAAGCTCCAATCTTTTGTATGTCTCAgaaattgtttttatatgtattttttacaataaatatgtgTGAGAGACGTTTTGTggatgtctgtttttgtgtcagtgtgtcagtgatgtgtttgtggttgtttgtgcTGTTCAGTCAGATCAaactccacctggatagtcttagtcttagtttcagagacatttcagggtTCGACCGGTCTGATTTGACGGGCTGCAACGTCAAAAGTTGGATTCGACTCAACTTCACCACAGGTACCCTCAGCCACCCATACAGCTGCAGCCAAAACGCACTACACcaactcaaatgaatggaaaaacctgcattttacCACAGTGCTGAACTGTGTTTGAATCCAGCCTTAATCAGGTCACACTGACCTGAagagttttcattttaaagagatCATTTCAAtcacagaataaatgttttaaaagttgATCTTAGGTTTGGTTTCCTTCACAGATCCTTTTCCCACCATTAAATTGAATTCTTTTCAAATGAAGTTgtatgagaaaatgaaatgagcaCAGTAGGATGTACCTGATGATGCAGACGGGAGTTCTGGTGGGAGGTAATAAGAATATTGCAGACAGTAGCAATAATTTCCAAAATGAGGCCCACACACTCAGATCAATGCTGAAGAAGCTGCAGAACTATGTGAACTAGACAATTATGTGACTTtcgcagccagagtttttcctacatgcttggaagtaGAGGGTGAGGTGTGAGAGAATATCCATTCACTttgtaatctgcaacttcactgctaggtgccactgaatcctacaaACTAGACCTTTAATAAAAAGATGCTAAGGTGGAACTACTAGGACTAATATCATCAATCAGTCTGTgaataaaaactacagtgagaCAAATCATACTGGCCGAATGAGATTTATTAAGAGTATGGGATGTAACAAGAAACAGACTGCTGATAAACTCCTACATATCATCAGACTACAGACCACTGTAAGAGCACATTTCAAATTTCAGTGGCATTtaatcacacaaacaccagaAAGATCTGCACAGGATTCATTTGGACATACGTCAGTTAAAATGGTACAGCTGTGATAAAATACACGGCACACAtatggaaaaaagacagaaatgattaaatgaattATGGAGGTTAAATGGCAATGGCTAAAAATGAAATTCTAGTCTTTAGCTTTTGATGATCTGGCAACTTTGCACCAACAAAAAATGTACTGGTTCAAATCCTGTATGTAACAAAGTAtggaggtggactggtagctgtaGAAGTGGCACTAAACCCCCCACAACTGCTTGCAGTGGTACTTCTAAGGGAGGGCTGCCCAttactccaccatctctctccacatttgcatgtgaaccatgtgtacataaagtgtgtttttcgggttaaaatgcatgtaacaacaacaacaaaaaagaatttccctttgagagaagaaaaatccttaaataaggaagactggattcaaagtattaaagtttaagttgaatttattattcttgtacaagaaggagcgtttaacagtgcaacacaccaAAGGggtttacagagaaaaggctccttgaggagctctaacagttggttcttatacattttttaaaaaaaagggctgtCTTGGACACCTCCcctgttactggttttatttaacagttaaataaaaacagtaacattaaaataaaaaccaagtaacagtgaactatgcaatatgtaagtctaaaaccttataaagaatctagtctttgagagactgtacagatgCATGTGAGGCagatttcacttatttattgcacaagccagttcgacagctactggacttgacttggagtgtgtgatattttgagggGGGAGTTGTAGAGACTaatgctcacaggtaggaaagacttcttgtgtctctctgtggagcatcttggtgccagcagtctctggctgaaggtctgtccagcacctcatggagtggaGTGGGAGTCATAGTCCAAGACAGCCCGACACCTTAGCTGCcagaactaaacacaaagctctgacgctagcctacaaaaccatctcaggatctgcccctgcctatctcagcgtcctactaaaggctcacgtcccgaccagggcgttacgccCCGCTCATtcaaaccgtctagttgtaccctcgcctctcgcaaagcgaggtcactctaaactcttctctgtggtcgtccccaaatggtggaatgaccgaccaacggctactagaacagcaacatccctttctacctttaaaaaacttgtaaaaacctttctctttcgagaatgcttccctgcctaacaaaactaacaactactctgtgctcctttacacctttgtcagcttatgtcctcctctgtaagtcgctttggataaaagcgtctgctaaatgcaatgtaatgtaatgtaatgtaataccTTAGACAGACTTTTATAACAGGATTAATAAAATCTCTTCTTATACCAACTGCAACAATATAATTTACTCGAAGGATATACCgtatttataataataactaaGAAGATGGCAAGCGGCCTTATCTCGggtataaacacacaaaagttgAATTTTAGTTATAAAATTGAAATATGTAATGCAATTCAAGAAAAATGGCTGTCCTTTGTCTGTTAATATTACTGTTTCTAAGCTCAATCGTGTGTATGTCTcagaaatttgttttatatgtatgGGTTATTACATAAATAGGTGGGGGGACCGCGTTGTGGGAGGTGGCTGTTTTGTGTCCAGTGGCAtaggtgttgttgtgtttggttgGGTTGGCTGGTCATCGGCAAAAATGTACGCCGACGACGGATTATAAGACAAAGACGAAGATAGAATAagataataagaataagaagaatagaataataatttagaaaaaCGTAGGTGTTTTTTTCGTTAAACAAAATTATAAAGTTTTGTTGGGAAAGTCAATTAAATCAACACgaccagaaaaccaaaacatagtcaacaaacaaacaacaacaacaacaacaacaataataagaaTACTAATTAGTAATAATGtagttaaagtttttttctttaaacaaactaatttaaagttttgttgGCGGAAGTCCAAATTAAATTCAAACTACTTTAAccctaaaatatatataaataattattaataataacaaaacagatAATCAGGTCGGCAGCCTCGTTCCCCCAAATCTCGTTCGCAGCCgtctgtgtggtgtttgtgtgttgtgtgcgcGATTTATCGCGAGAACACGCGGCTTCAAACCTCCCCATGATCCTTTGCGCTCCCTCTTTCTAGCCGGCGCCTGAGAATGGGTACGTGTTTTCACGCTCGGCTCGGAGGCTGAATCCTTCTCCATCTGCCGATTTAACGAAGGGATACTCAAATAATGGTTCGCCACGTTGAAGCTAAACATTACTTGAACAGATTTAGGTTGAACTTTCCTGTCTTGCTGTCAGTTTGTCGTGTTTTAAATGAGATAATTCTCGGGGAGGATGTGTGGGTGAAGATGTGCCCCAAGATggctgctcgctctctctctctcatgtagCTGATGTTTGGAGTTTGTCTCTGTGCACGGCTCTCTCTGCTTTAATGTGagggtttaaagtgttttaGCGGGATTCAGCGCTGTGTGCTCGGTGTGTTGACTGTTTCAGAGGCGGTGTGAGTTTTTAAAAGGTGTTTGAAGAGGTGGTGTTAGCATTAGTTAGCAGGACGCGACATGCTGCTTTGAGACACATGGAGGGAAATAATGAGGATTAAACGCGTTTAAGGAGGTAGTTAAGtgctttttatgtgatttatcTTAAAGATTTATGTGTGCTTTAGTTAACTAACGTGTGTTAGGGAAGTTAGGGTGCATGCTGGCTCCTCGTGAGGCCTCATGATGGttttaaagaggaagaaaatgactgaaattagTGTCTTTATGCTTAAATACGAGGTTTAAAGCACAATATGCACAGGCAGCTTAATGTAGGTTTAAATCCAGAGTTTAGTGTTGGATAATGTGACACATGCAGCCACATTTTTCCATGCACAGACAGATTTATGTAGGTTCAAATCCAGAGTTTAGTGTTGGATAATGTGAcacatgcagctttaaaatcgCTTGAGCGATGTGATGAAAATCTTTAAGCGGAATCCGAATTAAACTGCGGACAACCTACCTTGGAGAACTGATCGCTCAAGCTCTTTTATAGATCGTACCGAGAGTCCTGTGAGTTTATCCGGTGatctaactttgtttttttttaaactctttgttCAGGTATCTCAAGGGACAACTGGCATAAACGCCGCAAGACCGGCGGTAAACGCAAGCCCTACCACAAGAAGAGGAAGTATGAGCTCGGACGTCCTCCCGCAAACACAAAGGTAAATGAATCTTGTGCTTAAAAGAGACTTGATGTAGCGTGGGTGATGAAAACGTGACCTTAGGTGAGTCCTTTTTGGGCCGTTTTGGTTCAAAGTTTTGGGCTCACCAATGTTAGGACTTGTCATAGTTACACTGACACGCGTGTGGTTCAGAAAGCAGTCTGTACGCATGATTAACCTGTGTTATATAAACACTAAGAGCGTGTCTTTCTTTTAGATCGGAGCTCGCCGCATCCACACAGTGAGGGTCCGTGGTGGGAACAAGAAGTACCGTGCTCTGAGGCTGGATGTTGGTAACTTCTCATGGGGCTCTGAGTGTAAGTTTCTTTGATTTCCTGCAGCTTGAGCCCTTTTTTTAATGTCGCACACTTCTTTCCATGAAGATAACTTTGTCCAGTTCTGCTACTGAATGCAAGTGATGATAATGAAGACTCTGAGAAAGACCTGTGTGATATTAAAACAACGTTTTTAGTTGATCGATGTAATGGGAAGTGTTGCTTCTGCTATAATGCCGCTTCATTTTTGTGTACACACAGGCTGCACACGTAAGACCAGGATCATCGACGTGGTCTACAATGCCTCCAACAACGAGCTGGTCAGAACCAAGACCCTGGTGAAGAACTGCATCGTCCTTGTCGACAGCCTTCCCTACAGGCAGTGGTACGAGGCTCACTACGCCACTCCTTTGGGACGCAAGAAGGGAGCCAAGCTGGTACGTGGGGAGAATATAGTCtagcatgtttttattcttttaaattgAGCAGAGGCTCGACGCCTTCTGTTTTTAGAGTTTGTATACAGTGTGGTGCTGCTGTGATAGGTTGAAATGTGACTTTCTCTTCATTAGAGCTCAATGTCAGTTTCAGACCACATGTTGCCACAATGGCAACCCACAATCGCACTTAGTCCAAGTTCAGTTGTGTTGGGTTTGAGTGTCGTCCGCCCAGCCTAATGGACTAAGGGTGGTCTTTGTATGAAAGCCCTTTTGTGTTGACACAACACAGAAAGTTAGAATCAGGGTCCCCAGATCACAATAGACTTCATGTCCACAGCATCTGCACTTTTAGTTTCACGTCTTTCCATGAAGATAACTTTGTCCAGTTCTGCTACTGAATGAAAGTGGTGATAATAACGACTCTGAGAAAGACCTGATGTCTGCTGCAGTATTACACCACCTGTTATTGCTCAGTAGACGAAGTGTTAATGAGCCTTtatccctctttttttttttttctgtagactcctgaggaggaagaggttcTGAACAAGAAGAGGTCCAAGAGGACCCAGAAGAAGTACGATGAGCGTAAAAAGACAGCCAAGATCAGCACCCTCCTGGAGGAGCAGTTCCAGCAGGGAAAACTGCTCGGTGAGTCTCGAcatgtttgttctgctgtgatAGCTGTCGATGTGGAGATTGTATCTGTTATTTGAGTCCAAAATATCTGAACTCGAAATAACTTTGCAATATTCCTCTTCGTGTCATGGGAAATGCATGTTTCAGAGGTGAAAATGAGTTAATGTGGTCTGTGGGTCGACGTTCTGGATTCAGTCTGACTTTATTAGACTGAATTTCCTCCATGCAGTGAGACTAACCTGTAGAAATACACTGACCTGCCTTTATGGGTGATCTCTCTCTGTAGAAATCCACTTTTTGACAATGCAATTAAAAGGCATCGTCTCTTCTCTAATCCTGTCCACGTCTTTCCATGAAGATAACTTTGTCCAGTTCTGCTACTGAATGAAAGTGGTGATATCAAAGACTCTGAGAAAGACCTACGCTGACATCTGCAGCGTTAACTCGCCCTGTCGATACCTAAAACGTGGATGTAGTATCCATGGTGACCACAGGTTTCTGAGacctgttgtgaagctcagtcaGGCTCCCgactaatccaaaaatgagcGAAGGTGTGGGTGGAGATGAGGCAGGCTGAACGAAGCCTAGTtactcaaacaagtcacctgtaattGCACCCACCTCAATTTAAGCAGCCATGATCTTAATTATGCAAATCTTTAAGACTGGCTGAAGCAGGACAGTGTCAGACTGGTTTATACCACTCGTACTCTTCACTTGTGGACTTCCAAGTATTAACTGTACTGATCATTTCTCTTGTCCCTCCTGCAGCTTGCATCGCCTCCAGACCCGGCCAGTGCGGCAGGGCAGACGGCTACATCCTGGAAGGCAAAGAGCTTGAGTTCTACCTGAGGAAGATCAAGGCCAAGAAAGGCAAATAGATGTACAGCTGTTTGATACGTCAATAAACTCCAAACGCCCCACAACTGTCTACTgctttgatttgtctgtttgttgatgCATTACAATTCTAATCTTGATCACAGAGGGTTAAAACTTAGATATATGATGACTCTGGTCATATGGGGAGCAAAATATAAACGCTtgatattattttaacaattgAGTAAAGACCAGGAAgtctgctgcagcacacactgaTGTACTGGAAATGTCAGATTATGAGGTGGAAGAGGCGTTGCGACCTTTAACTTTGTAAATGCATTTCTTCTGAAAAACTATTGAATACAGTGGTACAGAAATGATCTCAAGTATTTTCCCCAATCTACAGTTTAGAGTATGATCTAAAACTATTTACTGTTACATTAACTATTGAAGTATTGGTACACTATTTTATTGGCAGGTGCTTCTAACACTGGCTCATGTATGTTAGGGGGGTGGCCAAACTATTTTAAACTCCTAAATATAATACAGTCCAGTTTAACATGACTGCAAACTACAACTTCAGTAGTAAATGACGGTTAAAACCTGACGGTGTCGACAGAACTGAGACATGAGCTTAGTGAATatagaatttatggcagagctATTGGATTGATGGTGAATATTGCAGTGTGTTGAGGTGAAGCTACTTgtaatataattaaattataaataaataaagctttctGGCAGGCTAATTCTATTACCTGTGGTGGCTgacagaggacaggagggaAACTAACCCTCTACCTGTTTATATGCTTGTACAACAAAAGAATTAATGACTTAAAGCAATCATTCACTTGTTTCTACATTAATCACACTGGCCAAATGAGACACGACAAGTAACCAGGCCAGTGTTAAACGCCTACAGACCACTGTAAGAGCACACTTTACATTTCAGTGGCATTTAATCACGCAGGATTCATTTTGGCTCATGttaaacaggaaaaatacattatatttgTTTCCACACGGCAATTAAATGTGGTTTATAGGCCATTCATACAGCTCTTTGAAATGCATGGCACACATGCAGGTAAgcaagaaatgattaaagtaatTATGAAAACAATTTGATGGCTGAGAGGGAAACGAGGCGAAGATGAAATCTAAGTCTTCAACTTTGCaccaacaaaaaataaataaaacatctaaatcaTCTTAAAAAGGAAAACTAATTATACCAACTGCAACAATggtatttataataataataagaagaagaatagaGGGCAGTGTCTCCCAACATTTTCCTGAAATGATCCCTTATATATCACTGAGTCAACAGGCGGCCTATGGCTAAGTGATATATGTCatggatatttttaatattatattgaatGTATAACAGCACAGTACAACTAcagatgttattgttgttttacattgttgttatttgttgtgAATAGAAATAAACTCAGAGAAACAGGTGTTGGCAGGTATTTGGCCAAATTCACCACTGAGTCTGTCTGTACCTTACCACCTTAGTAATCAGTCCACCTGTATCCTCCTGCGACCCTGCGTCCTCATACAGGGACATTTcaataatactttattttgcTCAACTTAGACCTATTGTCCTCATTCAGGGACAGTTACTGTGCTGTCTAGTGGTCAGAGAAGTGTTTTGGGAAACATGCTTAGTTTTTATGAGAAATCAAAAATGCACACCAAAAAGAAGCTCTAGTCTCAGGAGGGTATAGAAGCCCTAAGCAGCcatttattgttaaaatatgCCTGTCTTTGCATTAGTGTTGAGTTCATCAGGTAGATTTTTATTAACCTCTCTTTCCATTGATGTAGAGTGAGTGGAAGTGGATTTATTTGAGGCTATACAACAAGTAAAACTCTCTTTCCCATTGATCTATCAGGCTCCCGTGATATAAAACAATAGGTCAAATGGTATCTAACATCGTAGTAACACCATGAACTAATgtaatatgttattttataagCCTTCTTCACgatgtgcatgtttttctttacGTTTTTATTCTCACACCTGTTGCTGTCAAAGCTGCATTCTTGGTTATAGTCGTTCGTATTACAGCAGGAGACATTTGAAAACGGTCAGTTTATTTCAGTTGGTGACAGAAGTCAAACCTGTCGGACGTTCACCCCAATATGCATTATTCCTACTCCCTTATACGATGTACAGGCAtgcattatttttaaaaaaaatgtatagacAAAACATTTACTTGGTGAAACGGCCAGTACCGATACCGAGGGAAGTATTTTCAGTCAGTCTAAAAAGGCAGCAATATGAGCGTTCCCTGTCCAGGCATACTGAATCACTTACAGCAGTCACACAccagaggaaaaaggaaagcagacacacaacaaTGCACTCAACGAGAACCCAAAATTCACTCTGTACAATAGAGAATCTCTCCGATAAATCTTTCTGGAACACTTAcaagactttttcttttttttatccacaaACAGACATAAACTGTCATTAGTACCACAGCGGTCGAGCTCAGAATCATCACTTGTATCGACGATCGCTCCTCATTAATCTAACTTTCATAAAACGTGTACTGTACAgttctgaattatttttaaaatcacatacaGTGTGTATTGGCATAAAGAGGATGAGTAATCCTCTGGCTGTTTCCAGATCTGTTATGTCATAAAAGCCCCACTGAGACTGTCTGTACGATCTCccattaaatatataaattcttAAAGCACGTTGTTTCCTTAGCAGCACTGACAAATGGATATGTCCATAAAACAAAGTGCACAGTTCCTCTTTGACATAACACAAACTTGAGAATATTCCACCTATTACAACTTGTAGCGTTATGCTGCGGTTTGCTCTTCATCCTCGTCGATGTAAGGAATGTCCAGATCATCAAAGCTCCCGTTTAAAGTCTTGATCTGGGGCTCGTCGGttgaggagggaaggaagtacATGGATTGGGTAACATTTGTCTTGCGTCCTGGCATCAACTCTCCCCACTCATCCTCTGTCAGAGCCATCAGACTTCTGACTCTCTGTGCCAGGTCAGGAGGTTTGGGAGGGCATTCTGGTTTTTTAAATTTCGATCGCATTGTCACCTTTCCTGGAAAAAGAGACATCAGACTTGTAAAAATATTTGCTATGAGCTTGtagtacacacaaacacaatgtcaaCCCCAAGTTGTGGGATAATAAAGTAACATCCTTATTAAATATACTATGGAACATTGTTGGGGGGGGGAATCCTGGAGGAAGGTGAAGGTACCTTACCTCTCTACTGACCTTCCGAGTCCAGGCTCCCCAGGCGGTCCTCCAGGCTGTCTAAGCTCATCGATGACGCAGAGTCCAGGTTGTCGTTGTCGTTGTCAGAGTTCTCCTGCTCCAGGTCAGGTAACCCGACGGCCAGTTTCaccctgaaaataacaaaacaagatattatTATTCAGACTCATTCACTCAAGTGCATTTAActccaatgaaaaaaaaaatctcagctgctctcactttTCTTGCTTGATGGACTTGATCCTCTCGATGAGGGTCTTCTCAGTTTCGTCTGGATTTGTTTGCACTGGGACGTCGAGCTCGGACGGCTTTTCAACAACCTGCACAGAGATCAGAGAAGTGTTTGGCTGTTTTCAAATCAGAAAAATTTGCTACTCTTCAATCGAATGATAATTTTCAGAACCTCGGATTTATACTGAGGTAAACAATAACAGTTCATTTAATACcgtgttttgtctcttcagttTGAGCTGACTGACAGCCAGGGCCTCTGCATATTCCAGTTCCTGGATGTTCTGCATCTTCTCGGTGTAACGCCTGAACTGCTCAGAGATCAGGATCTCCACACACCTGCAAGACAACATAGTCagagataaacaaataaaaacaatgttacGTACATTAAGGAAAAACTAGAAAACTCaaagactgctgtgtgtgtgtgactcacatCGTAGTCTTGGACACATCCTTCATGCCAAGGAAGGGGTCGTTAACATCAGGTGAACGCAAGATGCAGGGAGCAAACACAATGGCAAGAGAGCTTGGTGACATCTTATTGTGCTCTT includes the following:
- the LOC104932872 gene encoding 40S ribosomal protein S8, coding for MGISRDNWHKRRKTGGKRKPYHKKRKYELGRPPANTKIGARRIHTVRVRGGNKKYRALRLDVGNFSWGSECCTRKTRIIDVVYNASNNELVRTKTLVKNCIVLVDSLPYRQWYEAHYATPLGRKKGAKLTPEEEEVLNKKRSKRTQKKYDERKKTAKISTLLEEQFQQGKLLACIASRPGQCGRADGYILEGKELEFYLRKIKAKKGK